GCTCCGTCCGTGCGGGAGGCCGTGGAGCGGGCGACCGCGGCCCTCGTCCCTCCGGGGAACGAGGAGGAGGCGCGGGCACTGGCCGATGTCGGGCCGTTGATCCTGCACCTGTTGCCCGGGCCCGGGGACCTCGACGACGACATGGCCGCGTACCGCACGGTCATCGCGGCCTCGCACATCGCCTCGGACGCGGCGGTCGCCTTCCTCGCCCGCTTCACCGGGCACCCCTTCGTCCGGGTCCGTGCCCAGCTCATGTGGGCCTGGTCCCGCTTCGACAGCGCGCGGTACGCCGACGAGGTCATCGGGCGGCTGGATCCGGAGGGCCTCATCCACACCGTCCGCACCGACGAGCAGCTCGGTCACCTGCGGCGACTCGGGCGGGTGCCGGAGAGCATGGACGTGAGGGCCGGTGTGTCCGTGGCCGCTCTGGCCTCCTACCTCGCGGTGCACCGCGTCCGTGAACTGACGCTTCCCGAGGGCATGGTGGCCGGTGTGCGCGCCGCGCTGGGGGAGGTCTCCGTCGACGTGGACGCCGATCCCGTGCGCGGTGCCGACGGCCGGGTCCGGGTGGTGCGGCTGACGCTCGATGGGTGACGGGTGGCGGGTGATGGACGGGGCGGGGAGCGGTTCTCGGCCGGTCAGTCCGGCAGCTCGTACGACGGCCACCGCGAGCGGAGTTGTTCACGCGAGCGGAGGAGGGCCAGGGTCGGGAGGCCGCGGGCCGGGCCCGTGGTGAGGAGGTCGGGGAGCTGGGGGAGCGGGGCCACCGCCGCCACGTCGTCCAGGACGAGCGTGAGTGGTGGGTCGAGCCGACCGGAGGATGACCGTTCGGCCATGCGCCGGCCACGCTCGACCACGCTTGAGGTGAGGGCCGTCAGGAGCGGCATGGCGCCGGGGTGCGCCTTGGGGTCCTCGATCGGTTCACCGACCACATAGAGCGTGCCCCCTTCGTCCACGAAAGAATCCAGGGTGAGGCTGTCAGTTCGGTTCGGGGCGCAGGATTCCCGGATGTTGACCGTGCCGAGCGAGGAAAGGGCCCGTGCCGTCAACTCCTGGGCGATGTCCCGGCGTTCGGGGTGCGAGGTGAGTGCGGCCTCCAGTTCGCCGGCGGCGCCGGACGCGGCCTTGGGGTTCGTCCGCAGGGCCCGTACGGCGTCCTGGACCTGGGTGCCCTGGGCCCACCGATGCACGTGGCGGAAGGCCTTGCCCTCGACGGCCGCGGCGTGCAGATAGCTGCGCAGGAGCGTTTCGGCGACGTCGGCCATCGCCTGGTCGACCTTGGCGGTGGGGCGCACGCCGGCGAGGAGGGCGCTCGCGCGGGCAGCGGCCGTCTCCCTGTCCTGGCAGCCGGCCGCGGGGGACCAGTGCATGCGGGCCGGGGTGTCGCACAGGTGGGTGGGGTCGTAGAGGAGGACGGGGCCCAGCTTGGCGCGGGCGTCTTTGGTCTCCGACCAGATGCGCGGGTCGGAGGTGACGACGAGCGCGGGACCCTCGGCGTCGCGCACGGCCTGGGTGGCGGTGGGGCGGCGGGCCTCGGCCGCGCCCAGGACCACCGCGTGGGTGTTCTCCCAGGCCTGCTTAGGCTGGGCCGGTGTCGTGGTGAGGGGGGCCGTGCCGTCGGTGGGCGCCACCTCCCGGCCGCCCGCCCACATCGTGGCCGCCGTGGCGGCTCCCGCGCCCGCGTCCGCACCCGGGGCGGCAGGTGCCCGCCCGGCCGGCTGTGCGTCTGTCTGTACGCCCGCCTGGGCGGTGCCCGTCCGTCGCCCGGACCGATCCGCCGTCGGGGCGTCCTCGGCGGCCAGGGAGGCCGTGGGAGCCGTCACCGGCGGCTGCGTAGCGGATGTCGGCTGTGCGGGGCCGGGATACTGCGCGGTCGCCGGGGGCTGCTGCTCCGCCCACGCCTGCTGCTCGGCCCTGGCCGACGGCACCACCGGGCCGATCGCACCGGCGGACGCCACCGCTTCGGCACGTCTTCGGGCCCGGCCCGCACGCCACCGGGCCACCGTCCCCATCACGAACACGGTGAGGACCAGCAGGACCATCAACTGGCCGATGAACAGGCCCCAGAAGAGCCCGTAGCCGGACAGCTGCGCGGCGGGGGTGTCGGGCCAGGCGCCCGGCAGGTCGTGCGGCGCGCCGATCAGATGCCGCATGGCCAGGGGCGTCCGCGGAAAGGTGACCGCGTCCGGCCAGGCACCGCGGGCGAACAGGCCCGCGAGGCCCGTCGCCGTCCACACCATCAGGGTCATGCCGAGGAGGAAGCCGAGCACCCCGATCAGCAGGCCGTCGGGGATGCCGCCCTCCCCCTCGCGCCGGGGGCCGTTCCGGTCGTCCGGTCTCATCGCAGGCCGCCTCACGCCACCGTGGACTCGGAGGAGTCGTCGATGTCGCTGAGGTGCTGCTCCATGAAGGCCGCCGCCCGTTCCTCCGCCTCCAGTTCGGCGGCGCGCATCGCGTCGTCGGAGAGGAGGAGGTCGGCCGAGGACTCGGTCATGGCCCGGTCGGTGAAGACCAGGGGGCGCTCCGTCTCGGTGATGAGGTGCTTGACCACCTGGACGTTGCCGTTGACGTCCCAGACCGCGATGCCCGGAGTGAGCGTCGGGATGATCTCGACCGCCCACCGTGGCAGGCCGAGGACCCGGCCCGTCGCCCGTGCCTCGTCGGCCTTCTGGGCGTAGATCGTTCTGGTCGACGCCATCTTCAGGATCGCCGCGGCCTCCTTCGCCGCCGCTCCGTCGACGACGTCGGAGAGGTGGTGGACCACCGCCACGAAGGACAGGCCGAGGCGCCGCCCGAACTTCAGCAGCCGCTGGAAGAGCTGGGCCACGAAGGGGCTGTTGATGATGTGCCACGCCTCCTCCACCAGGAAGATGCGCTTCTTGCGGTCGGGCCGGATCCAGGTGTGCTCCAGCCACACGCCGACGATCGCCATCAGGATCGGCATGGCGATGGAGTTCCGGTCGATGTGCGACAGGTCGAAGACGATCAGGGGGGCGTCCAGGTCGATGCCCACCGTCGTCGGACCGTCGAACATGCCCCGCAGGTCACCGTCGACGAGCCGGTCGAGGACGAGGGCGACGTCCAGACCCCAGGCCCGAACGTCGTCTATGGCGACGTTCATCGCCTCGGCCGACTCCGGTTCGGGGTGGCGCAGCATCTCCACGATGTCGGTGAGGACGGGCTGGCGCTCGACGACCGTCTCGTTGACGTAGGCGTGCGCGACCTTCAGGGCGAAGCCGGAGCGTTCGTCGAGGCCGTGGCCCATGGCGACCTCGACGATGGTGCGCAGCAGGGCGAGCTGGCCCGTCGTCGTGATCGCGGGGTCGAGCGGGTTGAGCCGGATGCCCATGTCGAGGGCGGCCGTCGGGTCGAGCCGGATGGGGGTTATCCCCAGCTCCTCCGCGATGAGGTTCCACTCGCCGACGCCGTCCTCGCCCTGGGCGTCGAGGACGACGACCTGGCGGTCGCGGAAGCGCAGCTGGCGCAGGACGTAGGTCTTCTCCAGGGCCGACTTGCCGTTGCCGGACTCGCCGAGGACCAGCCAGTGCGGGGCGGGGAGCTGCTGCCCGTACAGCTGGAAGGGGTCGTAGATGTAGCCCTTCCCGGAGTACACCTCGCGGCCGATGATGACGCCCGAGTCACCGAGGCCGGGCGCGGCCGTGGGGAGGTAGACGGCCTGGGCCTGTCCCGTGGAGGTGCGGACGGGGAGCCGGGTCGTCTCGACCTTTCCGAAGAGGAAGGACGTGAAGGCGTCGGTAGCGATGGACAGCGGATCCCGCATCAGTGCATCAGCCCCTACCTGCGGATTCCGGTGGCGAACGGCAGTGTGTTGACGAAGGCGCGGTGGTGCTCGCGGTCGCACCACTCCAGCTTCAGGTACGACTTGCCGGCCGAGGCGCGGATGGTGCGCTTGTCGCGCGCGAGCGCCTCGGGGTTGCGCGAGGACACCGTGATGTAGCCGACGAGGTTGACGCCCGCGGCGCCGCTCGCGAGGTCCTCGCCGCGCTGGTCGAGCCGGTTGTGCGAGGCGATGTCGCGGGGGTCGACGGTGCGGTTCATCTTGGCGGCGCGGCTGGTCTCGGCGTCGTCGTTCGTCTTCTCGGTCAGCATGCGTTCGATGGCGATCTCGGTCGGTTCGAGGTCCATCGTCACGGAGACCGTGCGGATGACGTCCGGGGTGTGGACGAGCAGCGGGGCGAGGAAGTTGACCCCCACGGGGGTCATCGGCCACTCCTTCACCCAGGCCGTGGAGTGGCACCAGGGCGCGCGGGTGGAGGACTCGCGGGTCTTCGCCTGGAGGTACGTCGGTTCCATGGCGTCCAGCTCGGCCGGCCAGGCGTTGCGCTTGGTCATGGCCTGGATGTGGTCGATCGGGTGGTCCGGGTCGTACATCGAGTGCACCAGGGAGGCGAGCCGCCCCTGACCGAGCGGCTGCCGTACGCGGATGTCGGCTTCCTGGAGCCGGGAGCAGATGTCGGTCAGCTCGCGCGCCATGACGACGGCGAGTCCGGCGTCCCGGTCGAGCTTGCGTCCGCCCTGCGGCCGGGCGGCGCGCGCCATGGCCTGCGCCTCGGAGGCCAGTTCGCGCGAGTAGTGCATGCACGCGACGAGGTAGGCGCGGTGCTGCTCGCTGCTGGTGGACACCATCGACTGGAGCTGGTCGTAGGACTGCTGGAGCCAGCCCGGGGCGCGCTCGTCACCGCGGACCGAGACGTCCTTGGCGTGGGCGTCCGGGTCGGCGGGGAGGGTGCGGGCGAGCATCTGGAGGCGGGTGACGAAGCCGTCGCCGTTCGCCACGTGCTTGAGCAGCGTGCCGAAGCGGTCGACGAGGGCCTCCTGGTCCTCGCTGTCGCGCAGGCCGACGCCGGGTCCCTCGATCTCGATGGCGGCCGTGACGGTGCGCCGGTCGGCGTGCAGCAGCACGGCGATCTCGTCGGGGCCGAAGGGGGCGGCGAGCCAGGAGATCCGGCCGATGCCGGGCGGCGGGCCGATCTCGACCTCCTTGCCGTCGATGCGGACTCCGGCCTCCATCACCTGGCTGCGGTACGCGGTGCCCTTGCGCAGGCTCCGCTTGTAGCTGCGGTTGATCTCGAACCACTTGTAGAACGTGCGGCGCTTGTACGGGACGTACACCGCGGCCAGCGCGAGCAGCGGGAAGCCCATGAGCAGCACGATCCGCAGGGACAGGACCGGGACGATCAGGCCGCACATCATGCCGAGGAACGCGCCCGCGATGATGAGCGCGATCTCGCCGGACTCGCGGTTGCGGCCGACGATCGCGTTCGGCCGGGCGCGGCCGATCAGATATGTACGGCGGGGCGTGACCACGTGGGACACGTGGGACTCGGTCGTCAACGCCCTTCACCTCCCGTGCTGTTGGTGCTGCTGTTGCGGGTGTTGCTCGCGTGCGGGGTGTTGACCGGGCTGCTACGCGGTGGGGGTGCGGCGGAGGGGACAGATCCGCCGCCTCCGTTCGGCGTACGACTGCTGTGCGCGGCCACACCACCGGACGCGGGGTTGGCGGGGCGGGGCTGGCTGCTCCCGCCTCCGCCGCCGTTGTTGTCCGCGCGGGTGCTGTGCGTCTTGATGCCCTGCGCGACCATGGTGGCCGGGGAGCTGATGACGGCGGCTGCCTTGCCTTCGGCGCCCTGCATGATGCGGTTGTTGCGGGATCCGGCGAGTTCGTCGCCGAAGCCCGGTACGAAGCGGTAGATCATCGCGCTGGCGAAGATGGCGAGCAGGATGATGGCGAGGCCGGAGACGACCGCGGAGAAGGCGTCGGGGCCGCTGTCGGAGCTGAGGGCGCCGGCGAGGCCGAGCACGATCACGATGACCGGCTTCACCAGGATCACCGCGATCATGATGCCCGCCCAGCGGCGGACGTGGCCCCACAGGTTCTTGTCGACGAGGCCCGCGTAGACGACGGTGCCCAGCAGGGCGCCGACGTAGAGCAGGGCTGCCCGGATCACCAGCTCCAGCCAGAGGACGCCGGCGGCCAGGATCGAGACCAGCGAGACGACGATCAGCATGATCGGGCCGCCGCCGATGTTCTCGCCCTTGCCGAGCGCGCCGGAGAACGTCCCGAAGAACGCGTCCGTCTGGTTCCCGGTGGTCTTGGCGAGCACCTCCGTCACGCCGTCCGTCGCCGAGACGACCGTGTAGAGGATCAACGGGGTGAACGCCGAGGCCAGCACGGTCAGCCAGAGGAACCCGATCGCCTCGGACAGGGCCGTGCCGAGGGGGACACCCCGGACGGCCCGCTTCGCCACGGCCAGCAGCCACAGCAGCAGGGTCAGGATCGTGGACGCCGCGAAGACGACGGCGTACTGCTGGAGGAACTTGGGGTTCGTGAAGTCGACGTTGGCGGTGTCGTTCACGGCGGAGGAGAGTTTGTCGACGGTCCAGGAGGCGGCGTCGGCGCAGCCCTTCGCCAGGGAGGACAGGGGGTCGAGGGTCGACCCGAGCCCCCCGGGGTCACTGGTGAGGCCGGTCTTGCCGCCGCCCTTGTCGCTCTCGCAGTACTTCTTGGCGGGGCCGCGCACGAGATCGCACGCGTTGCTGCTGGGAGTCGGGGTGGGGGCCGCCATGGCGTTGGTGGCCAGCAGGACGGCGGCCGACTGCACGGCCGCCACCGCGGCAGCGAGCGAGAGGGCACGACGCGGCTTGTTAGCGGGCATACGTGAACCCTCCGTACTCCTCGACAGCCTTGGTCATGTCGTCGGCGGTGGAGGCCTTCTGGTCCCGACCGACCGGGACCGGCCCGTCCTTCTGGGTGAAGTCGGCGACCTTCCAGTCGCCGCCCACCCACTTGAGCTGGTAGGTCGTCGTGTACCAGCTCTCGGACACCGGGTTGGTGGATCCTTCTCCGGTCAGTCCGAACAGCGACGTGTACCAGAGCTCGACGGTGGCCGTGTCACCGCCGGACGCGGTGAGTTTGGTGCCCACGGGGATGATCCGCGAGACGAACGTCTGACCTGCCGGTGCGGCCCCGCTCTTGTCCAGACCGATGTTGGTCAGGAACTTCTCACTGGAGTACGCCGCGTCCAGGTCGGGCTGCCGTGCGGCGGCCACGTCGGGCGCGTACACGGCGTCGACGATCGCGTGCCGCTGTCCGGTGTCGAACATCCCCGTCGAGCCCAGCGCGATCCCGTAGTTGGTGGCCGCGCTCTGCGCGCCCTCCCCCGTGTGGGGGAAGCCCGAGGGGATGCCTGCGGATCTGGTGTCCACGGGGTGGTCGCCCGAGGCGGCCGTCGGGGACGTCTTCGCCTTGTCGCCGCCCGTGTCGCCCGACGAGGGCGAGTCGTCGCCGCGGTTCGCGAAGGCGATCGCGGCGATGAGGAGGACGACGACGCCGACGACCGTGATCAGGCTCCGGGAGGAGGATCCGCGGCCCCGGCGCGCGCCGCCGTAGACGTCGCCCGGGCGGTCGGGGAGGCGGGTGCGGGTCTGGCCGGAGCCGCCGTACCCTCCGTCCTCGCCGCGCGAGGCGTCGCCGTACCCGGGTTCGTCTCCGAGACTCATGCCGCGTACGCCCCCTCAACCTCTCGCTGAACCACGTAGTACGACGGTAGCCGTGCTGGTTCCCGCGCGGGCGCGGTGTGGTGACTCGACATCAGGGAAACGCAACCTCAGCCGGTGGGCACGACGGACGGGTGGGTCGGAGGACGGGGTGTCCGGGCACGCCCGGCCGGGGACTGACGGTGCGCCGGCTGCGGCGCGGTCCGGCCGGGCTACACGGCCATGCCGTACACGATGGTGAAGAGCGTGCCGAGGGAACCGATGATGAAGACTCCCGTGAGCCCGGCGATGATGAGGCCCTTGCCCTGTTCGGCGCTGAAGGTGTCGCGGAGGGCGGTCGCGCCGATGCGCTGCTTGGCCGCTCCCCAGATCGCGATGCCGAGGCACAGCAGGATGGCGACCGCCATCACCACCTCGACCATCACCTTGGCTTCGTTGCCCAGGCTGCCGAAGGGGCCCCAGTCCGGGGCGATCCCGCCGATGATCGTGTTGATGTCGCCCTTGTCGGCTGCGAAAAGCATGTAAGTCACCGCCCCTAGTGGGTAGTTCTGCACCCCCTGCCACTGCGCAGAGGTCGGGCCCATTCTCGCCGACAAAGACGCCTTCGTATGTCGACTTGACGTCATTGGTTGGCGGATTTCGCACGAATCCCTTGTCACCGGCGTGCGCGGGGACCCTTTCGGGAGGCGTACGGCGGTATACGTAGAGTCGTATGGTCACTCTGTGTATCACGGCCGGTCACGCCGGGCAATGAAGTGGGAGCGAAACCTGTCGTGTGGTTCCGTCGTTGTCCCCTTCTACGGCGCTCGCGCGGACCGCTGCCGGCCGACACGGCGCCCCCGTACCGCTCATGACGGTCCGTCGCCTCCAGGCTATCCCCCCGTGCGGGCGCGGGGGTACGCGCGTGGGGCTTCCGCAAGGGCGGACCGAGGCACCTCGGCTCAGGGGCGGTCGTCTGAGGGAGCCGGGGGCCGCTCGTCGTGGGCGCCCGCCACGAAGTGGTCGAACTCGCCCGCCCGGACACCCAGGACGAACGCGTCCCATTTCCTGCGCGTGGTGGTGACGACGTTCTCCGGGTCGCCGGTCTCCCGGAGGTGGACCAGGCCGTCCGTGCCGAAGGCGAGCTCGATCCAGGGGCCGGGTCCGGTCACGCCGTCCGGCGCGGCCCGCACCCAGTCGAGGCCCGGGGGGATGTCGGTCAACGGTGGTGTTCCTCTCCGGCCAGGTGGAAGCAGGCCTCTGCCTCGCCGCGTCCGGACCCCGGGTCCGTGATCGGAGACTTCCGCGGCCACCGTATCCCCGGCCCACGGCCCTCGTGGCGCGTGGACGGCAGCTCGCCCGGGGCTGTCCGGAAGAGGGCTGTCACCCGGCCGGCCGCCCTGCCGGGCCCGGGCCCCGCAGGGCCCGCGGGGTCTGGACGGGCGGCGCCGGAGGTCTCGGGCGATACTCGGACTCGTCCAAGGTTTCGCTCACCCGCTCGGGGCAAGGTGAGAGGCGATGAAGCGCACCCGCGTCACCCCTTTCCCCGGAGCCAGGCGGCGGCCCGCGCTGCTCGGCGCGGCGGTCGTGCTGCTGGCCGTGACGTCCTCGTCGGTGGCGGTGGCCGACGACGGGCCGGGACCGTTCGGCGTGACCGTCCAGGCCGCCGCGAACGCCCGCACGGCCCGCATCGGCGCCCTGTTCCACGGGGACGCGGCGAGCAAGGGCGGCGGCGGGCACTTCTGCACCGCCTCC
The window above is part of the Streptomyces sp. NBC_01428 genome. Proteins encoded here:
- a CDS encoding type IV secretory system conjugative DNA transfer family protein; amino-acid sequence: MRPDDRNGPRREGEGGIPDGLLIGVLGFLLGMTLMVWTATGLAGLFARGAWPDAVTFPRTPLAMRHLIGAPHDLPGAWPDTPAAQLSGYGLFWGLFIGQLMVLLVLTVFVMGTVARWRAGRARRRAEAVASAGAIGPVVPSARAEQQAWAEQQPPATAQYPGPAQPTSATQPPVTAPTASLAAEDAPTADRSGRRTGTAQAGVQTDAQPAGRAPAAPGADAGAGAATAATMWAGGREVAPTDGTAPLTTTPAQPKQAWENTHAVVLGAAEARRPTATQAVRDAEGPALVVTSDPRIWSETKDARAKLGPVLLYDPTHLCDTPARMHWSPAAGCQDRETAAARASALLAGVRPTAKVDQAMADVAETLLRSYLHAAAVEGKAFRHVHRWAQGTQVQDAVRALRTNPKAASGAAGELEAALTSHPERRDIAQELTARALSSLGTVNIRESCAPNRTDSLTLDSFVDEGGTLYVVGEPIEDPKAHPGAMPLLTALTSSVVERGRRMAERSSSGRLDPPLTLVLDDVAAVAPLPQLPDLLTTGPARGLPTLALLRSREQLRSRWPSYELPD
- a CDS encoding ATP-binding protein; the encoded protein is MRDPLSIATDAFTSFLFGKVETTRLPVRTSTGQAQAVYLPTAAPGLGDSGVIIGREVYSGKGYIYDPFQLYGQQLPAPHWLVLGESGNGKSALEKTYVLRQLRFRDRQVVVLDAQGEDGVGEWNLIAEELGITPIRLDPTAALDMGIRLNPLDPAITTTGQLALLRTIVEVAMGHGLDERSGFALKVAHAYVNETVVERQPVLTDIVEMLRHPEPESAEAMNVAIDDVRAWGLDVALVLDRLVDGDLRGMFDGPTTVGIDLDAPLIVFDLSHIDRNSIAMPILMAIVGVWLEHTWIRPDRKKRIFLVEEAWHIINSPFVAQLFQRLLKFGRRLGLSFVAVVHHLSDVVDGAAAKEAAAILKMASTRTIYAQKADEARATGRVLGLPRWAVEIIPTLTPGIAVWDVNGNVQVVKHLITETERPLVFTDRAMTESSADLLLSDDAMRAAELEAEERAAAFMEQHLSDIDDSSESTVA
- a CDS encoding SCO6880 family protein, producing MTTESHVSHVVTPRRTYLIGRARPNAIVGRNRESGEIALIIAGAFLGMMCGLIVPVLSLRIVLLMGFPLLALAAVYVPYKRRTFYKWFEINRSYKRSLRKGTAYRSQVMEAGVRIDGKEVEIGPPPGIGRISWLAAPFGPDEIAVLLHADRRTVTAAIEIEGPGVGLRDSEDQEALVDRFGTLLKHVANGDGFVTRLQMLARTLPADPDAHAKDVSVRGDERAPGWLQQSYDQLQSMVSTSSEQHRAYLVACMHYSRELASEAQAMARAARPQGGRKLDRDAGLAVVMARELTDICSRLQEADIRVRQPLGQGRLASLVHSMYDPDHPIDHIQAMTKRNAWPAELDAMEPTYLQAKTRESSTRAPWCHSTAWVKEWPMTPVGVNFLAPLLVHTPDVIRTVSVTMDLEPTEIAIERMLTEKTNDDAETSRAAKMNRTVDPRDIASHNRLDQRGEDLASGAAGVNLVGYITVSSRNPEALARDKRTIRASAGKSYLKLEWCDREHHRAFVNTLPFATGIRR
- a CDS encoding DUF397 domain-containing protein; the encoded protein is MTDIPPGLDWVRAAPDGVTGPGPWIELAFGTDGLVHLRETGDPENVVTTTRRKWDAFVLGVRAGEFDHFVAGAHDERPPAPSDDRP